In the genome of Rhodoplanes sp. Z2-YC6860, one region contains:
- a CDS encoding ABC transporter ATP-binding protein gives MAMQDSAILEVAGVSKNFSGLRAVADVSFSVPEGAIFAVIGPNGAGKTTMFNLIAGMFAPNSGAITFRGERIEGLTPDEVCRRGIGRTFQIVRPFPALTVEDNVMVGALLRHADPKAAMARAHEVLRKLDLHDRRLQTAGSLTLPDRKRLEVARALATEPKLLLLDEVMAGLRPTETDRMVEILKALNKDGLTILLIEHVMRAVMSLATRVLVLHHGAAIAEGLPADVVREPAVVQSYLGAEAL, from the coding sequence ATGGCGATGCAAGATTCGGCGATACTCGAGGTCGCAGGCGTCTCCAAGAACTTCAGCGGGCTCCGCGCCGTCGCCGATGTGAGCTTCTCGGTGCCCGAGGGTGCGATCTTCGCCGTGATCGGCCCGAACGGAGCCGGCAAGACCACGATGTTCAACCTGATCGCCGGCATGTTTGCGCCCAACAGCGGCGCCATCACGTTCCGTGGCGAGCGCATCGAAGGGTTGACGCCGGACGAGGTCTGCCGTCGCGGCATCGGGCGCACGTTCCAGATCGTCCGGCCGTTCCCGGCGCTGACCGTCGAGGACAACGTGATGGTCGGCGCACTGTTGCGGCACGCCGATCCGAAGGCGGCGATGGCTCGCGCCCATGAGGTGCTGCGCAAGCTCGATCTCCACGACAGGCGGCTGCAGACCGCGGGGTCGCTCACGCTGCCCGACCGCAAGCGGCTTGAAGTCGCGCGTGCGCTCGCGACCGAACCGAAGCTCCTGCTGCTCGACGAGGTGATGGCGGGCCTGCGCCCGACCGAAACCGACCGCATGGTCGAGATCCTGAAGGCGCTCAACAAGGACGGCCTGACCATCCTGCTGATCGAGCATGTGATGCGCGCGGTGATGTCGCTTGCGACCCGTGTGCTGGTGCTGCATCACGGCGCCGCCATTGCCGAAGGCCTGCCGGCCGATGTGGTGCGCGAGCCGGCGGTGGTGCAGTCCTATCTCGGCGCGGAGGCGTTGTGA
- a CDS encoding branched-chain amino acid ABC transporter permease codes for MMGLLLRDVPRHALVLLALVLAGLIAAPWFANDYLLTVLIVILYFAYTGIAWNVMMGFAGQLSLGHALYVGLGAYTGAALYVHFGIGPWLGMPIAIAIAVAAGMIIGFLAFRFGVAGVYFAILTIAFCEFARVGFDHFGWVSGSSGLFLPVSNYARNDLWNLRGQPMMFYYVILALTAVAFVLCHLLLRSRVGYFWQAIREDEVAARSLGINTFRYKMIAIAISSGMTAPAGVFYAFYYNNLFPEQTFHILRSIEIILGPIIGGVGTLFGPVIGAFLITGLAEALQEFLTAYGLDIPGVKRVFYGVCLLLVIMALPHGIWPPLARLLRLDKRKTPEA; via the coding sequence ATGATGGGGCTGCTCCTCCGTGATGTGCCGCGGCATGCGCTTGTTCTTCTGGCCTTGGTGCTGGCAGGCCTGATCGCGGCGCCGTGGTTTGCCAACGACTATCTGCTCACGGTCCTGATTGTCATTCTGTACTTCGCCTACACCGGCATCGCCTGGAACGTGATGATGGGCTTCGCCGGGCAGCTCTCGCTCGGCCACGCGCTCTATGTCGGTCTCGGCGCCTACACGGGCGCGGCGCTCTATGTGCATTTCGGCATCGGGCCGTGGCTCGGCATGCCGATCGCGATCGCCATTGCGGTCGCAGCCGGCATGATCATCGGCTTTCTCGCGTTCCGCTTCGGCGTCGCCGGTGTCTATTTCGCGATCCTGACGATTGCGTTCTGCGAGTTCGCCCGCGTCGGCTTCGATCATTTCGGCTGGGTCTCCGGCTCGTCGGGCCTGTTCCTGCCGGTGTCGAACTACGCGCGCAACGATCTCTGGAATCTGCGCGGCCAGCCGATGATGTTCTATTACGTCATCCTGGCGCTCACCGCGGTGGCATTTGTGCTCTGCCATCTGCTGCTCCGCAGCCGCGTCGGTTATTTCTGGCAGGCGATCCGCGAGGACGAGGTCGCGGCGCGCTCGCTCGGCATCAACACCTTCCGCTACAAGATGATCGCGATTGCGATCTCGTCAGGCATGACGGCGCCGGCCGGCGTGTTCTATGCGTTCTACTACAACAATCTGTTCCCCGAGCAGACCTTCCACATCCTGCGCTCCATCGAGATCATTCTCGGCCCGATCATCGGCGGCGTCGGCACGCTGTTCGGTCCGGTCATCGGCGCATTCCTGATCACAGGATTGGCCGAGGCGCTGCAGGAATTCCTGACCGCCTATGGCCTCGATATTCCGGGCGTCAAACGCGTGTTCTACGGCGTCTGCCTGCTGCTGGTGATTATGGCGCTGCCGCACGGCATCTGGCCGCCGCTCGCGCGCCTCCTTCGTCTCGACAAGCGCAAGACACCGGAGGCGTGA
- a CDS encoding branched-chain amino acid ABC transporter permease, producing the protein MPAEIYLNVAISGLLTGLVYGLMALGLSVIFGVVRVVNFAHGEIMTIAMYLAVVLFAQFHLDPLLMMLPLAALMFVAGYIVQMTLINPFIGRPEHSQFMLLLAMAVIIVNGLLIVFGPDAQSVQTSYAYDSFALGPVIVDATKLYAGIAALLVAAALFAFFRFAPVGKAIRACADNYTGALVVGLDVKKLYALSFGLGLACVGAAGAIIVLIVDVTPPLGPAMTLLAFIVVITGGLGSMPGALLGGVLIGLTEAMAGLFFTPSAKSMFSFAILVLVLLFRPQGILGKKPS; encoded by the coding sequence GTGCCGGCAGAGATCTACCTCAACGTTGCAATCAGCGGGCTTCTGACCGGCCTGGTCTATGGGCTGATGGCGCTCGGCCTGTCGGTGATCTTCGGCGTCGTGCGCGTGGTCAATTTCGCCCATGGCGAGATTATGACGATCGCGATGTACCTCGCGGTCGTGCTGTTCGCGCAGTTTCACCTCGATCCGCTGCTGATGATGCTGCCGCTGGCCGCGCTGATGTTTGTCGCCGGCTACATCGTGCAGATGACGCTGATCAATCCGTTCATCGGCCGGCCGGAGCACAGCCAGTTCATGCTGCTGCTGGCGATGGCCGTGATCATCGTCAACGGCCTCCTGATCGTGTTCGGGCCCGATGCGCAGAGCGTGCAGACGTCCTACGCCTATGACAGCTTCGCGCTCGGACCGGTGATCGTCGACGCCACCAAGCTCTATGCCGGCATCGCGGCGTTGCTGGTCGCGGCGGCGCTGTTTGCCTTCTTCCGCTTCGCGCCGGTCGGCAAGGCGATCAGGGCCTGTGCCGACAACTACACCGGCGCGCTGGTGGTCGGGCTCGATGTGAAAAAGCTTTACGCGTTGTCCTTCGGACTGGGCCTCGCCTGCGTCGGCGCGGCCGGCGCGATCATCGTGTTGATCGTCGACGTCACGCCGCCGCTCGGGCCTGCGATGACGTTGCTCGCGTTTATCGTCGTCATCACCGGCGGGCTCGGCTCGATGCCGGGCGCGCTTCTTGGCGGCGTGCTGATCGGCCTCACCGAAGCGATGGCCGGGCTGTTCTTCACGCCATCGGCCAAGAGCATGTTCTCCTTCGCGATCCTGGTGCTGGTGCTGCTGTTCCGGCCGCAGGGCATCCTGGGGAAGAAGCCGTCATGA
- a CDS encoding ABC transporter substrate-binding protein yields the protein MSRKPFQDSALGGNSITRRAFTAGAAAASLVASPAILRAQGGALKVGVLLPRSGAQAGIGQDCFRGVELAAPIFKELGLPELQIMNADTETNVEVARARAEKLIADGAQLLVGAFDSGQSSAIAQVAEQKGIPFVINIAAAPPITEQGYKFVFRNFPTGPVILADAFTNQKEIFAATGSAPKSVAFLCCNDTFGTSMLNAIPNVLPKFDMPYKIIEQITYDPTARDLSVEVTKAKASGAEGLLVVSRLNDAILLTRELVKQRWSPMAILSMGPGWYEDQYFKTLGKLSDGPLSFVPWYDPTKKLTKRLEGELGKKFPGVNLNTNHVYTFEALLVAADAYKRAKSTDPHALADAIRSTNITDNVSTGPGIQFNAKGQNDKLKNSAIQNRGGKLVTVAPKAAANAKVEWPLKPYDKRS from the coding sequence ATGAGCCGCAAGCCGTTTCAGGATTCCGCACTTGGCGGAAACTCCATCACCCGCCGCGCCTTCACGGCCGGCGCCGCCGCTGCCTCGCTGGTCGCGTCTCCGGCCATTCTTCGGGCGCAAGGCGGCGCGCTGAAGGTCGGCGTGCTGCTGCCGCGCTCGGGCGCTCAGGCTGGAATAGGCCAGGACTGCTTCCGCGGCGTCGAGCTCGCGGCGCCGATCTTCAAGGAGCTCGGCCTGCCCGAGCTTCAGATCATGAACGCCGACACCGAGACCAACGTCGAGGTGGCGCGGGCGCGCGCCGAGAAACTGATCGCCGACGGCGCGCAGCTTCTGGTCGGGGCCTTCGACTCCGGACAGAGCTCGGCGATCGCCCAGGTGGCGGAGCAGAAGGGCATTCCCTTCGTCATCAACATCGCGGCGGCCCCGCCGATCACCGAGCAGGGCTACAAGTTCGTGTTCCGCAACTTCCCGACCGGACCGGTGATCCTGGCCGACGCCTTCACCAACCAGAAGGAGATTTTCGCGGCGACCGGCTCGGCGCCGAAGTCGGTCGCGTTTCTGTGCTGCAACGACACCTTCGGCACCTCGATGCTCAATGCGATCCCGAACGTGCTGCCGAAGTTCGACATGCCGTACAAGATCATCGAGCAGATCACCTACGATCCGACGGCACGCGATCTGTCGGTCGAGGTGACCAAGGCCAAGGCGAGCGGCGCCGAAGGGCTTCTGGTCGTGAGCCGCCTCAACGACGCGATCCTCTTGACGCGCGAACTGGTCAAGCAGCGCTGGTCGCCGATGGCGATCCTGAGCATGGGACCCGGCTGGTACGAGGACCAGTACTTCAAGACGCTCGGCAAGCTGTCCGACGGGCCGCTGAGCTTCGTGCCCTGGTACGATCCGACCAAGAAGCTGACCAAGCGGCTCGAAGGCGAACTCGGAAAGAAATTCCCGGGCGTCAACCTCAACACCAACCACGTCTATACGTTCGAGGCGCTGCTGGTCGCGGCCGACGCCTACAAGCGCGCCAAGTCGACCGATCCGCATGCGCTCGCCGACGCGATCCGCTCAACCAACATCACCGACAATGTCAGCACCGGGCCGGGCATCCAGTTCAACGCCAAGGGTCAGAACGACAAGCTGAAAAACTCCGCCATTCAGAACCGCGGCGGCAAGCTCGTCACCGTGGCGCCGAAGGCCGCGGCCAACGCGAAGGTTGAGTGGCCGCTGAAGCCCTACGACAAAAGGAGCTGA
- a CDS encoding MarR family winged helix-turn-helix transcriptional regulator: MQWLTAGRRQRRADHDIVAHDNNSRQHESKSRAAIRRRAEPGVRAMAGRTAAVKKSELSAAKPALNGRPAANGKAAPAPGGEKVLNLGVLDGHLGYFLRRVQVWVFQDFIKTLAGLDLRPAQYSVLAVIGANRGLSQADVAQFLGIERARLVRLLHRLEKRGLTQRLDSPNDRRSHALQLTSAGQALLKRATTLAELHEANLTQRLGTTNHARIMEALRGFDARR, from the coding sequence ATGCAATGGCTCACGGCCGGCAGGCGGCAACGACGTGCGGACCACGATATTGTTGCTCACGACAACAATTCCCGTCAACATGAAAGCAAGAGCCGCGCTGCGATACGACGCCGCGCGGAGCCGGGAGTGCGTGCCATGGCCGGTCGGACGGCAGCGGTGAAGAAATCGGAATTGTCGGCCGCCAAGCCTGCCTTGAATGGCAGGCCCGCTGCGAATGGCAAGGCTGCCCCTGCCCCCGGTGGCGAAAAGGTGCTGAACCTCGGCGTGCTCGACGGCCACCTCGGCTACTTCCTGCGCCGGGTTCAAGTCTGGGTGTTTCAGGATTTCATCAAGACCCTCGCCGGCCTTGATCTGCGCCCGGCACAATATTCGGTGCTGGCGGTGATCGGCGCCAACCGCGGCCTGTCCCAGGCGGACGTGGCGCAGTTTCTGGGCATCGAGCGTGCCCGCTTGGTGCGGCTGCTCCACCGGCTGGAGAAGCGTGGACTGACGCAGCGGCTCGACTCGCCGAACGACCGCCGCTCGCACGCCTTGCAGCTGACCTCGGCGGGACAGGCCCTGCTCAAACGCGCCACGACGCTCGCCGAGTTGCACGAAGCGAACCTGACGCAGCGGCTCGGCACCACCAATCATGCACGGATCATGGAAGCGCTGCGCGGCTTCGACGCGCGCCGCTGA
- a CDS encoding glycosyltransferase family 2 protein → MFQFEPARLEEQSTAIDAGDGLFRQASAHRENANIAQGQGTAVIVSTRGRPDIVHSLVKQLAEQTRPPEHIFIVASTPDDVALLDQSQKNLTVRIGRPGSTFQRNDGLLLAGSHYANIVFFDDDFVPSRFWLERMAHIFETRPDVAGVTGTVLADGTRTEGIGLGDAKSMVHIHDLDQNHGDTLHQHFAYGSNVGCNMAYRYSAIRDIVFDEKLPLYAWHEDSDFRGQVERRGLFVKADELWGVHLGHKKGRHNGLTLGYSQIANAVYLARKGTVPARFLYEIATKNVIANTLRSLRPEPYVDRRGRLHGNLIALADLLRGRLAPDRILEL, encoded by the coding sequence ATGTTTCAATTTGAACCAGCACGGCTTGAAGAGCAGAGCACGGCCATCGACGCCGGGGACGGGCTTTTCCGTCAGGCCTCCGCGCACCGCGAGAACGCAAACATAGCCCAGGGCCAAGGCACGGCCGTCATTGTCTCCACCCGCGGCCGGCCCGACATCGTCCATTCGCTGGTGAAGCAGCTTGCCGAGCAGACCCGCCCGCCGGAGCACATTTTCATCGTCGCATCGACACCCGACGACGTCGCGCTGCTCGATCAGAGCCAGAAGAACCTGACGGTCCGCATCGGCCGTCCTGGCTCCACGTTCCAACGCAACGACGGCCTGCTTCTCGCAGGCTCGCATTACGCCAACATCGTCTTCTTCGACGACGATTTCGTCCCGTCGCGTTTCTGGCTCGAGCGCATGGCCCACATCTTCGAGACGCGGCCGGACGTTGCCGGCGTGACCGGCACCGTGCTCGCGGACGGCACGCGCACCGAAGGCATCGGGCTCGGCGACGCCAAGTCCATGGTTCATATCCATGACCTTGATCAAAACCACGGCGACACCCTGCACCAGCATTTCGCCTATGGCAGCAATGTCGGCTGCAACATGGCTTATCGCTATTCGGCGATCCGCGACATCGTGTTCGACGAGAAGCTGCCGCTTTACGCCTGGCATGAGGATTCCGATTTCCGCGGCCAGGTCGAGCGGCGCGGATTGTTCGTGAAGGCGGACGAGCTGTGGGGCGTGCATCTCGGCCACAAGAAGGGCCGCCACAACGGACTGACGCTGGGCTATTCGCAGATCGCCAACGCGGTTTATCTCGCCCGGAAGGGCACGGTGCCGGCGCGTTTTCTCTATGAGATCGCGACCAAGAACGTCATCGCAAACACGTTGCGCTCGCTCCGGCCGGAGCCCTATGTCGACCGCCGCGGCCGGCTGCACGGCAACCTGATCGCTCTCGCCGATCTGCTGCGAGGCCGCCTCGCCCCTGATCGCATCCTGGAACTCTGA
- a CDS encoding oligosaccharide flippase family protein: MTVVEAPVEVPSSLFQRLTQLLMSQHKLVAMLKSAAQVLAIRVLGAGLTYASMVLLARWLGSHNFGIYAYVLVIVTLLGLAFSAGFQSSGLRFVSSYLARKRLHRLSGFLLQSHKIVLTVSVLGSMMGIGLVFALRNVIESYYVVPLLVGLLCVPIWTLLNQLEATARAFGWVNVAYIPGYILRPFLIMSFVGGLVLFGGAADAVTALWALIGACAVAALVQALLVYFGARPHLAGTKPARHTRYWVGISLSFLLIDGFRMLLDNTDILLIGRFLDPHSVAVYFAVIRTSGLVAFVSFSVIALAVPKFAEIHSTGTTQELQKFVSSVAKMMFWPSLMAAIAMACVGPFLLSLFGADFSAGYPTMLVVLCGHVLRSATLPVEYLLNMTGHHRDTMRVYAFAAVASIVLNLLLIPTLGITGAAIGTYTAMLGGNVWLYRLVRKRLGVDACVFPLMRATVTA; the protein is encoded by the coding sequence ATGACTGTCGTCGAAGCGCCTGTCGAAGTGCCGTCATCCCTGTTCCAGCGGCTCACGCAGCTACTGATGTCGCAGCACAAGCTGGTCGCCATGCTCAAAAGCGCGGCGCAGGTGCTTGCGATCCGCGTGTTGGGCGCAGGCCTCACCTACGCATCGATGGTGCTGCTGGCGCGCTGGCTCGGCTCGCACAATTTCGGCATCTACGCCTACGTGCTTGTCATCGTCACGCTGCTGGGGCTCGCCTTCTCGGCCGGCTTCCAGTCGTCTGGCCTGCGCTTTGTCTCGAGCTATCTGGCGCGAAAGAGGCTTCACCGGCTGTCCGGCTTCCTGCTCCAGTCCCACAAGATCGTGCTGACCGTGAGCGTTCTCGGCTCAATGATGGGGATCGGCCTGGTCTTTGCGCTCCGGAACGTCATCGAGTCCTATTATGTCGTCCCGCTGCTGGTCGGATTGCTCTGCGTTCCGATCTGGACGCTGCTCAATCAGCTCGAAGCCACGGCGCGTGCCTTCGGCTGGGTGAACGTGGCCTACATTCCGGGCTATATCCTTCGTCCTTTCCTGATCATGAGCTTCGTCGGCGGGCTGGTGCTGTTCGGCGGCGCGGCTGACGCCGTCACGGCGCTCTGGGCCCTGATCGGGGCTTGCGCGGTTGCGGCGCTGGTGCAGGCGCTGCTGGTCTATTTCGGCGCCCGGCCGCATCTCGCCGGCACCAAGCCTGCGCGCCACACGCGCTATTGGGTCGGCATCTCGCTCAGCTTCCTGCTGATCGACGGCTTCCGCATGCTGCTCGACAACACCGACATCCTGTTGATCGGCCGTTTCCTCGATCCGCACAGCGTCGCGGTGTACTTCGCGGTGATCCGCACGAGCGGCCTCGTCGCCTTCGTGTCGTTCTCGGTGATTGCGCTCGCGGTGCCGAAGTTCGCCGAGATCCACAGCACCGGGACGACGCAGGAGCTGCAGAAGTTCGTGTCCAGCGTCGCGAAGATGATGTTCTGGCCTTCGCTGATGGCGGCGATCGCCATGGCGTGTGTCGGGCCGTTCCTGCTGTCGCTGTTCGGCGCGGATTTCAGCGCCGGCTATCCGACCATGCTGGTGGTTCTTTGCGGCCATGTGCTGCGCTCGGCCACGCTGCCGGTCGAATACCTGCTCAACATGACCGGGCACCACCGCGATACGATGCGGGTCTACGCCTTCGCGGCGGTGGCGAGCATCGTTCTGAACCTGCTGCTGATCCCGACACTGGGCATCACCGGCGCCGCCATCGGCACCTACACAGCGATGCTGGGCGGCAACGTGTGGCTCTATCGCCTGGTGCGCAAGCGCCTCGGCGTGGATGCCTGCGTGTTTCCGCTGATGCGAGCGACGGTCACCGCTTAG
- a CDS encoding amidase, with protein sequence MSRMSSRDRLEQALARIADPKGEGARACLTVYADSAKAAADAADARTKAGQPIGPLDGVIVSIKDLFDVKGEVTRAGSKVLVSEGLVAKTDAPVIARLKAAGAVVAAKTNMSEFAFSGVGANPHYGTPGNPFDRARVPGGSTSGGAVAVADGMCEIAIGTDTGGSTRIPAALCGIVGWKPSKQRVPTDGAFPLSFTLDSIGPMAKSVADCALADAIMAGQKPAAVEPASLSGLRFGIWHGVPFDGADSTVTASWTAAVGRLTKAGVKFSDETIGLVDEMAQLNAKGGFSPTEAFALHRERLKRDGAGIDSMIRARIERGGTVPAYDYIDMTTGRRRLVQAMDARFDNLDVLVLPTVPIVAPKTADMAVADEFGRKNAMLLRNTSMINFFDLCAISLPLPRDGGLSTGLMLVGRNGSDAKLFSIAAAVEKLLAG encoded by the coding sequence ATGAGCAGAATGTCGTCGCGCGACCGTCTTGAACAGGCCCTGGCCCGGATCGCCGATCCGAAAGGAGAGGGCGCCCGCGCCTGTCTCACGGTCTATGCCGACAGCGCGAAGGCCGCCGCGGATGCGGCCGATGCCCGCACCAAGGCCGGCCAGCCGATCGGCCCGCTCGATGGCGTGATCGTCAGCATCAAAGACCTGTTCGACGTGAAGGGCGAAGTGACGCGGGCAGGCTCCAAGGTGCTGGTCTCCGAAGGCCTGGTCGCCAAGACCGATGCGCCGGTGATCGCGCGGCTCAAAGCCGCAGGCGCGGTGGTCGCGGCCAAGACCAACATGAGCGAGTTCGCCTTCTCGGGCGTCGGCGCCAATCCGCACTACGGTACGCCGGGCAATCCGTTCGACCGTGCACGCGTGCCAGGCGGCTCGACCTCGGGCGGCGCCGTCGCGGTCGCCGACGGCATGTGCGAGATCGCGATCGGCACCGACACCGGCGGCTCGACCCGCATTCCGGCCGCGCTGTGCGGCATCGTCGGCTGGAAGCCGAGCAAGCAACGGGTGCCGACCGACGGCGCGTTCCCGCTGTCATTTACGCTCGATTCCATCGGGCCCATGGCGAAAAGCGTGGCCGATTGCGCCTTGGCCGATGCCATCATGGCGGGCCAGAAGCCCGCCGCGGTCGAGCCGGCGTCGTTGTCGGGGCTTCGCTTCGGCATCTGGCATGGCGTGCCGTTCGATGGCGCCGACAGCACGGTCACGGCATCGTGGACCGCGGCGGTCGGACGTCTGACCAAGGCCGGCGTTAAGTTCTCCGACGAGACCATCGGACTGGTCGACGAGATGGCGCAGCTCAACGCCAAGGGCGGCTTCTCGCCGACCGAAGCCTTCGCGCTGCATCGCGAACGGCTCAAGCGCGACGGCGCCGGCATCGACTCCATGATCCGCGCCCGGATCGAGCGCGGCGGCACGGTGCCGGCGTATGACTATATCGACATGACGACCGGCCGCAGGCGGCTGGTGCAGGCGATGGATGCACGGTTCGATAACCTCGACGTGCTGGTGCTGCCGACGGTGCCGATCGTCGCGCCTAAGACCGCCGACATGGCCGTCGCCGACGAGTTCGGCCGCAAGAACGCGATGCTTCTTCGCAACACGTCGATGATCAACTTCTTCGACCTTTGCGCCATCTCGCTGCCGCTGCCTCGCGACGGCGGATTGTCGACCGGCCTGATGCTGGTCGGGCGCAATGGTTCGGACGCGAAGCTGTTCTCGATCGCCGCGGCGGTGGAGAAGCTGCTGGCGGGTTAG
- a CDS encoding TRAP transporter substrate-binding protein, whose product MKRFALLMGAALALALSGPAFAQSPIVIKFSHVVAPDTPKGKGSLKFKELAEKYTNGKVSVEVYPNSQLYKDNEELQALQLGSVQMLAPSLAKFGPLGVREFEVFDLPYILPDKAALRKVTDGPLGKKLLGLLAPKQITGLAYWDNGFKDMSANKKLLVPADFRGLKMRIQSSKVLEAQMRALGAIPQVMAFSEVYQALSTGVVDGTENPPSNEYTQKMHEVQKYTMRSQHGYVGYAVITNKKFWDGLPADIRASLEKAMAEATTYTNDIAQKENDDALEAMRKSGKTEIVELTADQKAQWRKALDPVYTEMASRVGKDTIAEFQKEAGGGGTH is encoded by the coding sequence ATGAAACGCTTCGCACTTTTGATGGGCGCCGCTCTGGCTCTGGCACTTTCAGGGCCTGCCTTCGCGCAGTCCCCCATCGTCATCAAGTTCAGCCACGTCGTCGCGCCCGACACGCCGAAGGGCAAGGGTTCGCTGAAGTTCAAGGAACTGGCCGAGAAGTACACCAACGGCAAGGTGTCGGTCGAAGTCTATCCGAACTCGCAGCTCTACAAGGACAACGAGGAGCTTCAGGCGCTCCAGCTCGGCTCGGTGCAGATGCTGGCGCCTTCGCTCGCCAAGTTCGGCCCGCTCGGCGTTCGCGAGTTCGAAGTGTTCGATCTGCCCTACATCCTGCCGGACAAGGCGGCGCTCCGCAAAGTCACCGACGGCCCGCTCGGCAAGAAGCTGCTCGGCCTGCTCGCGCCCAAGCAGATCACCGGCCTCGCCTACTGGGACAACGGCTTCAAGGACATGAGCGCCAACAAGAAGCTGCTCGTGCCGGCCGACTTCCGCGGCCTCAAGATGCGCATCCAGTCGTCGAAGGTGCTGGAGGCGCAGATGCGCGCGCTCGGCGCGATCCCGCAGGTGATGGCCTTCTCCGAGGTCTATCAGGCGCTCTCGACCGGCGTCGTCGACGGCACCGAGAACCCGCCGTCGAACGAATACACCCAGAAAATGCATGAGGTGCAGAAGTACACCATGCGCTCGCAGCACGGCTATGTCGGCTATGCGGTGATTACCAACAAGAAGTTCTGGGACGGCCTGCCGGCCGACATCCGCGCGAGCCTGGAAAAGGCCATGGCGGAAGCGACCACCTACACCAACGACATCGCGCAGAAGGAAAACGACGACGCGCTCGAAGCCATGCGCAAGTCCGGCAAGACCGAAATCGTCGAATTGACCGCCGACCAGAAGGCGCAGTGGCGCAAGGCGCTCGATCCCGTCTACACCGAGATGGCCTCGCGCGTCGGCAAGGACACCATCGCCGAATTCCAGAAAGAGGCTGGCGGCGGCGGCACCCACTGA
- a CDS encoding TRAP transporter small permease, with protein MAAATLLIFVAVVHRYGTGVPFLYPYFIQLHISWAQELCIYMFVWMAKFGAAYGVRTGIHVGVDVLVNYLSPAHRKPVVLFSLLCGVLFTAVIGTMGLKFVMELYETGQVTADLEAPRWIVFSAIPAGSYLMCFRFLQVAWAFWKTGELPHHDESRVEGVEIDQTPDAQPPSPAGAAR; from the coding sequence ATGGCTGCGGCGACGCTGCTGATCTTTGTCGCGGTGGTCCATCGCTACGGCACCGGCGTGCCGTTCCTCTATCCCTATTTCATCCAGCTGCACATCTCCTGGGCCCAGGAGCTCTGCATCTACATGTTCGTCTGGATGGCGAAGTTCGGCGCCGCCTATGGCGTGCGCACCGGCATCCATGTCGGCGTCGACGTGCTGGTCAATTATCTCAGCCCCGCGCACCGGAAACCGGTGGTGCTGTTCTCGCTACTATGCGGGGTGCTGTTCACCGCGGTGATCGGCACCATGGGGTTGAAGTTCGTGATGGAGCTCTATGAGACCGGCCAGGTCACCGCCGATCTCGAGGCGCCGCGCTGGATCGTGTTCTCGGCCATTCCGGCCGGCTCCTACCTGATGTGCTTCCGCTTCCTGCAGGTCGCCTGGGCGTTCTGGAAGACCGGCGAGTTGCCGCACCACGACGAGAGCCGCGTCGAGGGCGTCGAGATCGACCAGACGCCGGACGCGCAGCCTCCCTCGCCTGCGGGGGCGGCGCGATGA